A stretch of the Desulfobacter sp. genome encodes the following:
- a CDS encoding NADH-quinone reductase encodes MEKIKIPRGFTPKLDGSPDLTMIQIPFPRTIGCSAKGIPFIRPKLLVKEGDWVQTGSPVFTDKRDLSTNYLSPATGRVEKILYGERRRLEEVIILAEKKDEFFQFDPIGTKTLADLPKSEIADRLKQGGLWQGLRQFPAMDTADPDHTPAMIIVSLNGNDLFSPHPGRVLENNVSAFETGIAALKRFSHNIVITARQSCLAGPDRLDPSIESQITHQVADTYPAWNPGAVLFALKENEAQNLSWCISLDHLIMMGKFILTGQYPIEKIVTLTRGKDRRPHLKTRQGVPLDALTGKVTSDNIMTTGRFNGRLLSPQSHLGFFENTVNIIEAAEQEEMFGFLRPGRNKATLSSSFLSSVFKTPVTMDATLHGEVRACINCSYCERICPNNLMPSFIMKALEADEIEEALGMGLLDCCQCGLCSFACPSKIELAKILANGMDAHYKDKA; translated from the coding sequence ATGGAAAAAATCAAAATTCCCAGGGGATTCACACCCAAATTAGACGGAAGTCCGGATCTGACCATGATCCAGATTCCTTTTCCCCGTACAATCGGGTGTTCTGCAAAAGGAATTCCCTTTATCCGCCCCAAACTCCTGGTCAAAGAGGGGGATTGGGTGCAGACGGGCTCTCCGGTGTTCACAGACAAACGTGACCTGTCCACCAACTATCTTTCTCCTGCCACAGGCAGGGTGGAAAAAATCTTGTATGGAGAACGAAGGCGATTGGAAGAAGTCATTATCCTGGCTGAAAAAAAGGATGAGTTTTTCCAATTTGACCCGATCGGGACTAAAACACTTGCAGACCTGCCCAAATCAGAAATAGCCGACCGCCTCAAGCAAGGCGGTCTCTGGCAGGGCCTTCGCCAGTTCCCGGCCATGGACACGGCAGACCCGGACCACACCCCGGCCATGATCATTGTTTCCCTGAACGGGAATGACCTTTTTTCCCCCCATCCGGGCCGGGTCCTTGAAAACAATGTGAGCGCCTTTGAAACAGGCATTGCCGCCCTGAAACGCTTTTCCCACAACATCGTGATTACGGCCAGGCAAAGCTGTCTTGCAGGTCCTGACCGGCTGGATCCGAGCATTGAGAGCCAGATCACCCACCAAGTGGCTGACACATATCCTGCCTGGAACCCCGGGGCAGTACTTTTCGCCCTTAAGGAAAATGAAGCCCAAAACCTTTCCTGGTGCATCAGCCTTGACCATTTGATCATGATGGGAAAATTTATCCTCACCGGACAATATCCCATTGAAAAGATTGTCACCCTGACCCGGGGCAAGGACCGGCGGCCCCATTTAAAAACCCGCCAGGGGGTGCCCCTTGACGCTCTTACCGGAAAGGTGACTTCGGACAACATCATGACCACCGGGCGCTTTAACGGCAGGCTGCTGAGTCCCCAGTCCCATTTGGGATTTTTTGAAAACACCGTCAATATCATTGAGGCCGCCGAGCAGGAGGAGATGTTTGGATTTCTACGGCCGGGCAGAAACAAGGCAACGCTTTCCAGCTCTTTTTTGTCTTCTGTGTTTAAAACCCCTGTTACCATGGACGCCACCCTTCACGGGGAGGTTCGCGCCTGCATCAACTGCTCCTATTGCGAACGAATCTGTCCCAACAATCTCATGCCCAGTTTTATCATGAAGGCCCTTGAAGCGGACGAAATTGAAGAGGCCTTGGGCATGGGGCTGCTGGACTGCTGCCAGTGCGGGCTCTGCTCCTTTGCCTGCCCCTCGAAAATAGAACTGGCCAAAATCCTGGCAAACGGCATGGATGCCCACTACAAGGACAAAGCATGA
- a CDS encoding TIGR04282 family arsenosugar biosynthesis glycosyltransferase — translation MTGRNKNMSLQKNKEILLIFVRAPERGRVKTRLAKAVGDEKALALYKQFSKASLDAAHAWAEQGSTASGQALRQVWICFYPQEKLDLVTEWLGRDHIFWAQSGAGLGERMAGAMAAAFDQNAVRVALLGTDIPQIRQAHLGRAFECLGSKDVVLGPSLDGGYWLIGARWDRFSPRLFEDIEWGGDSVFSATIDRCRENHLTCARLDLLRDVDTLADLEAIENKKTGKARI, via the coding sequence ATGACGGGAAGAAATAAAAATATGTCACTTCAAAAAAATAAAGAGATTTTACTCATCTTTGTTCGCGCTCCTGAGCGTGGCCGGGTCAAGACCCGTCTGGCAAAGGCGGTGGGCGATGAAAAAGCCCTGGCCCTGTATAAACAATTTTCAAAGGCAAGCCTTGATGCAGCCCACGCCTGGGCTGAACAGGGGTCAACAGCTTCGGGTCAGGCCCTAAGGCAGGTCTGGATCTGCTTTTACCCCCAAGAAAAGTTGGATCTTGTAACAGAGTGGCTGGGCCGGGATCATATTTTTTGGGCCCAGTCCGGAGCCGGCTTGGGAGAGCGCATGGCCGGGGCCATGGCCGCTGCCTTTGACCAGAATGCCGTGCGGGTGGCGCTCCTGGGTACGGATATCCCTCAGATTCGCCAGGCCCATCTGGGCCGCGCCTTTGAATGCCTGGGGTCAAAGGATGTGGTCCTGGGCCCGAGTCTGGACGGGGGGTATTGGCTCATCGGCGCCCGCTGGGACAGGTTTTCTCCCCGGTTGTTTGAAGATATTGAATGGGGCGGCGATTCTGTGTTTTCCGCCACCATTGACCGATGCCGGGAAAATCATCTGACCTGTGCCCGGCTTGACCTGCTTCGGGATGTGGATACCCTGGCGGACCTTGAGGCCATTGAAAACAAAAAGACTGGCAAGGCTCGTATTTAA
- a CDS encoding TIGR04283 family arsenosugar biosynthesis glycosyltransferase, whose amino-acid sequence MKISIIIPVYKETISLVQTLKALADIRLLVPFEILVVDGEKKASTLSFLRTAPEAHHWMPDPGIRMIASARGRGIQMNAGARAATGDLFLFLHADTRPSQAGMDQMIFGRQTSGPLFCGAFDLAIDSPKPVFRIIERTASLRSRLTRIPYGDQGIFISKDLFNRVGGFPDLPLMEDVGLMAAVKKKRIPPFFPGQTILTSARRWETRGIISTTLKNWGFIFLYAMGVSPWKLEKWYYS is encoded by the coding sequence ATGAAAATTTCAATCATCATTCCAGTGTACAAGGAAACAATCTCCCTTGTCCAGACCCTCAAGGCTCTGGCAGACATTCGCCTTTTGGTTCCCTTTGAAATCCTTGTGGTCGACGGGGAAAAAAAAGCATCCACCCTTTCCTTTCTCAGGACTGCTCCTGAGGCTCATCATTGGATGCCCGATCCGGGCATCCGCATGATTGCATCTGCCCGGGGGCGGGGAATTCAGATGAATGCAGGGGCCAGGGCCGCAACAGGAGATCTTTTTTTATTTCTCCACGCCGACACCCGGCCAAGCCAGGCCGGCATGGACCAAATGATCTTTGGCCGGCAAACCTCTGGCCCCCTGTTCTGCGGAGCCTTTGACCTGGCCATAGACTCTCCCAAACCTGTGTTCAGGATCATTGAACGAACCGCCTCCTTGAGATCCAGGCTCACCCGGATACCATACGGAGACCAGGGTATCTTTATTTCAAAAGACCTGTTTAACAGGGTGGGCGGATTCCCGGACCTGCCCCTGATGGAAGATGTGGGATTGATGGCTGCTGTGAAAAAAAAAAGGATACCCCCCTTTTTCCCGGGCCAAACCATTCTCACCTCAGCCCGGCGCTGGGAAACCCGGGGTATTATTTCCACCACCCTTAAAAACTGGGGGTTTATCTTTTTATACGCAATGGGGGTATCGCCGTGGAAACTTGAAAAATGGTATTATTCATGA
- a CDS encoding pancreas/duodenum homeobox protein 1, translating into MDINALDRIITQEFLDRLLPPEKSDQFFEALYGDASEGAYDIRLEPVSVSQDRIVLSFNLTQRPGKCLVCSLTYGLPTVFSRHPLINIKGMVAQMEEAGIRIKKWQLGDTEENSAALHIIPLFMDLA; encoded by the coding sequence ATGGATATAAACGCGTTGGACCGTATCATTACCCAGGAGTTTTTAGACCGTCTCTTACCACCGGAAAAAAGCGACCAGTTTTTTGAGGCCCTTTACGGTGACGCCTCTGAAGGGGCCTATGATATACGGCTGGAGCCTGTATCTGTTTCTCAAGACCGAATTGTTCTATCCTTTAATCTGACCCAGCGTCCGGGCAAGTGTTTGGTCTGTAGCCTGACCTATGGTCTGCCCACGGTGTTTTCCCGCCATCCGCTGATCAATATCAAGGGCATGGTGGCTCAGATGGAAGAGGCAGGGATCAGGATTAAAAAATGGCAGTTAGGGGATACCGAAGAAAATTCTGCCGCCCTTCATATCATTCCTTTGTTTATGGATCTTGCCTGA
- a CDS encoding peptidylprolyl isomerase: MADLTAIMETSKGTIRIKLFADKTPFTVGNFANLAKREYYNGLKFHRVIPDFMIQGGCPYGNGMGGPGYEFEDEFKKDLKHDKPGILSMANAGPGTNGSQFFITHGPTPHLDGMHTVFGEVESADDQKIVDSIAQGDTIDSIAIQGNSGALFKRVKAKLDDWNKKLNKSFPKLPKA, translated from the coding sequence ATGGCAGACTTGACAGCAATCATGGAGACCTCAAAAGGGACCATCCGCATTAAACTCTTTGCAGACAAGACCCCCTTTACCGTGGGCAACTTTGCAAACCTGGCCAAACGCGAATACTATAACGGGCTAAAATTTCATCGGGTTATCCCGGATTTCATGATCCAGGGCGGCTGCCCTTACGGCAACGGCATGGGCGGCCCGGGGTATGAATTTGAGGATGAGTTTAAAAAAGACCTTAAGCATGACAAACCCGGAATCCTTTCCATGGCCAATGCAGGCCCGGGAACAAACGGCAGCCAGTTTTTCATCACCCATGGCCCCACCCCTCACCTGGACGGGATGCACACCGTATTCGGAGAGGTTGAGTCCGCAGATGACCAGAAAATTGTGGACAGCATTGCCCAGGGCGATACCATTGACAGCATCGCCATCCAGGGAAATTCAGGTGCGCTTTTTAAACGGGTAAAGGCCAAACTGGATGACTGGAATAAAAAACTCAACAAATCCTTTCCCAAGCTTCCCAAAGCATAA
- a CDS encoding HD domain-containing protein translates to MADSSPNIRAGKKRFPVKSAALAPSAKAHILIVDDDPSIQDLFERAMEVAGHRCTVAPSGQIALEIMGQTPVDILITGHAQGYQYDEIINIGASDFVEKPFSIQEIILRVRRVLKERQLKKAAQNAHEELKHAYVDSIHRLVMASEFKDEDTGDHIVRIGEYASCMARLLGLDTRFIETIGYAAPMHDVGKIGIPDSILLKPGKLTPKEFEIIKQHPLIGARLLSKSKSKILQMAEEIALTHHEKFNGKGYPKGLSKQEIPLSGRIVAIADTFDALTSKRPYKKPYPPEMVFDIIRQEKANHFDPMLTDLFLEHFDHFLSIRQALGDISKITLEEFNLSERDEKSIRT, encoded by the coding sequence ATGGCTGATTCGTCCCCAAATATCCGGGCCGGGAAAAAAAGGTTTCCGGTCAAGTCCGCTGCCTTGGCGCCATCCGCCAAAGCCCATATTCTGATTGTGGATGACGATCCATCCATCCAGGATCTCTTTGAAAGGGCCATGGAGGTGGCCGGACACAGGTGCACGGTTGCCCCCTCAGGTCAAATTGCCCTGGAAATCATGGGCCAGACCCCGGTGGATATTTTGATCACCGGCCATGCCCAGGGATACCAATACGATGAGATCATCAATATCGGGGCCAGCGACTTTGTTGAAAAACCCTTTTCCATCCAGGAAATCATATTAAGGGTCCGGCGGGTCCTCAAGGAACGGCAGCTCAAAAAAGCGGCCCAAAACGCCCATGAAGAGCTTAAACATGCCTATGTGGATTCCATTCACCGTTTGGTCATGGCCTCGGAATTCAAGGATGAAGATACTGGAGACCACATTGTCAGAATTGGAGAATATGCCTCTTGTATGGCCCGCCTTCTTGGCCTTGACACCCGGTTTATCGAAACCATCGGCTATGCCGCACCCATGCATGATGTGGGAAAAATCGGCATCCCGGACAGCATCCTGCTCAAGCCGGGCAAACTCACCCCAAAAGAATTTGAGATCATCAAGCAGCACCCCCTGATCGGCGCCAGGCTTTTGAGCAAATCAAAATCAAAGATCCTACAGATGGCAGAAGAAATCGCCCTGACCCACCATGAAAAATTCAACGGCAAAGGATACCCCAAAGGATTGTCCAAACAAGAGATTCCCCTTTCCGGCAGGATCGTTGCCATTGCCGACACCTTTGATGCCCTGACCTCCAAACGCCCCTATAAAAAGCCATACCCGCCTGAGATGGTGTTTGATATTATCCGGCAGGAAAAAGCAAACCATTTTGACCCCATGCTGACCGATCTTTTTCTTGAACATTTTGATCATTTTTTATCCATCCGCCAGGCGCTCGGCGACATCTCAAAAATCACCTTAGAAGAGTTCAACCTCAGCGAAAGAGACGAAAAATCCATCCGGACCTGA
- a CDS encoding transporter substrate-binding domain-containing protein, whose protein sequence is MIRLLVFFMFAISLVGFPARADDFDDIMARGVIRHLGVPYANFVTGSGDGLDADLVRLFAASLGLAYEYVPTTWEKAIGDLTGYDMVSGARVKVWGDILANGVTILDWRKKRLIFSYPTFPSQVWLIARADSPVKPIVPGKTIAEDIRRVMALVKGRQVMGMAMTCLEPKLYGLERSGAQLRYFKGSLNELAPAVINNEVGLSLLDVPDALVALEKWPGLIKIIGPVSQNQNMAVAARKTAPKLIEAFNRFFMDLWHQGKYRSMVETYYPVFPAYYPRFFAGLPGSDPGPLK, encoded by the coding sequence ATGATCCGACTCCTTGTGTTTTTTATGTTTGCAATCAGCCTTGTTGGTTTTCCTGCCCGGGCAGATGATTTTGATGATATCATGGCCCGGGGCGTTATTCGTCATCTCGGGGTGCCCTATGCCAATTTTGTGACCGGCAGCGGGGATGGACTGGATGCGGATCTGGTCCGATTGTTTGCCGCCTCTTTGGGCTTGGCATATGAGTATGTGCCCACCACCTGGGAAAAGGCCATTGGTGATCTGACAGGCTATGATATGGTATCCGGTGCCAGGGTGAAGGTCTGGGGAGATATCCTGGCCAACGGGGTGACCATCCTTGACTGGCGGAAAAAACGGCTCATCTTTTCATATCCGACCTTTCCCTCCCAGGTCTGGCTCATTGCCCGTGCGGACAGTCCTGTCAAGCCTATTGTGCCGGGGAAGACCATAGCCGAAGATATCCGCCGGGTCATGGCCCTTGTCAAAGGCCGGCAGGTCATGGGCATGGCCATGACCTGCCTGGAGCCTAAATTGTACGGATTGGAACGCAGCGGTGCACAGCTTCGGTATTTTAAAGGCAGCCTTAATGAGTTGGCCCCTGCTGTGATCAATAACGAGGTGGGCTTAAGCCTTTTGGATGTCCCTGATGCCCTGGTGGCCCTTGAAAAATGGCCGGGCCTGATCAAGATTATCGGCCCGGTTTCCCAAAATCAGAACATGGCTGTGGCCGCAAGAAAAACCGCCCCAAAATTGATAGAGGCCTTTAACCGTTTTTTCATGGACCTCTGGCACCAGGGAAAATACCGGTCCATGGTTGAGACCTATTATCCGGTTTTTCCTGCCTACTATCCTCGGTTTTTTGCAGGCCTTCCCGGTTCAGACCCAGGCCCTTTAAAATGA
- a CDS encoding response regulator: protein MNSRATVKHLEVKHLAALVFCCGLALFIGFTLTGQSLFYKEMEKQRVDALKQSLEKRAFDLQYYFSERVSDLENLGDTRELNAYFENMALGMSMKYGLKSSLVHAEKRFHLLIRSKTIGQDPIYSRIVFVTDQAQVLMDTRGRPGAFSSRFSHLIRAGEKSRQIMGKGSDIFVSHPFYFKRAYTGQLIAVLNPKTIQRHLVCQAGEFGGVYTMTAGAEPLPLPRDMGLDLPGIDNIDWEGVEEGQILEFKGRWNNDPASRIIAMRAPVSGTPFSIISLNPSGAISGKRLVAIMAAVAIFLMVGIFFIWRAATQKLIMGVRLSESRENEKRFRHLVEFLPIPVVEYGFDLRVRYANKEGLLFLGSGQKDVDKGIKITDILVDSELSKARDHFETLKDEKNPGPIEISFKPADRDKIWGMVIPSLVYENNTCIGVRSCFIDMTRRRETEQESIRKAEQEKYALVGQVAGKLAHDFNNILGAIMGNAELSLMDCRDDEIGQTLKIILDQANQGKILTQNLVAFAKDQEIKEEYFNINEKIDLVLTLLKKELLGIRVIKEYEKNPSDLLADPGMIEHALVNLVQNAVHAMGKTPDPELIVETAFRDSKLTICVKDNGCGIPRDQTGEIFSPAFTLKGSRDVTQAYPREVKGTGYGLSNVKKYIDKHRGQIDFLTQENQGSQFMIILPLNAKTLRVETPPIPGKKNIIRNKHILLIEDEAAIANVLEKILTSAPFFHTVKRAGDGALAMELFANNSFDLVSLDYILPGQINGLEVYTHIRKTNKTLPVVFISGNIRFLESMDVLKAKDEYMDHLPKPFDNQAYARKINGWLDRDK from the coding sequence ATGAACTCCCGCGCCACTGTCAAACACCTGGAAGTCAAACACCTGGCAGCCCTGGTTTTTTGCTGCGGCCTTGCCCTGTTTATCGGGTTTACCCTTACCGGCCAGTCTCTTTTTTATAAAGAGATGGAAAAGCAACGGGTGGATGCTTTGAAACAGAGCCTGGAAAAAAGGGCCTTTGACCTTCAATATTATTTTTCAGAGCGGGTTTCCGATCTGGAAAACCTGGGAGATACCCGGGAGCTGAATGCCTATTTTGAAAATATGGCCCTGGGCATGTCCATGAAGTACGGGCTTAAATCAAGTCTTGTCCATGCTGAAAAACGGTTTCACCTGCTGATAAGATCAAAGACCATTGGCCAGGATCCCATTTATTCACGAATTGTGTTTGTTACGGACCAGGCTCAGGTGCTCATGGATACCAGGGGAAGGCCTGGTGCTTTTTCCAGCAGGTTTTCCCATTTGATCCGGGCCGGTGAAAAATCACGGCAGATTATGGGGAAAGGCTCTGACATTTTTGTGTCCCATCCCTTTTATTTTAAGCGGGCATATACCGGGCAATTAATTGCTGTTTTGAACCCTAAGACCATTCAACGCCACCTGGTGTGCCAGGCAGGTGAATTTGGCGGGGTTTACACCATGACAGCAGGGGCAGAACCTTTGCCGCTTCCCCGTGATATGGGTTTAGACCTGCCGGGCATTGACAATATTGACTGGGAAGGGGTGGAAGAAGGCCAGATCCTTGAGTTCAAGGGAAGGTGGAACAATGACCCGGCTTCAAGGATCATTGCCATGAGAGCGCCGGTGTCAGGTACCCCCTTTTCCATTATCAGTCTGAACCCGTCCGGGGCCATCTCCGGGAAAAGACTTGTGGCGATCATGGCGGCGGTTGCGATTTTTTTGATGGTGGGTATTTTTTTTATCTGGCGGGCCGCCACCCAGAAATTGATCATGGGGGTTCGGCTGTCAGAGTCCCGGGAAAATGAAAAAAGGTTCAGACATTTGGTGGAATTTTTACCCATCCCTGTTGTCGAGTACGGGTTTGATCTTAGGGTCAGGTATGCCAACAAAGAGGGCTTGCTTTTTTTGGGGAGTGGTCAAAAAGACGTTGACAAGGGAATCAAGATCACTGATATCCTGGTGGATTCGGAGCTTTCAAAGGCCCGGGACCATTTTGAGACATTGAAAGATGAAAAAAATCCCGGGCCCATTGAGATCAGCTTCAAGCCCGCAGACCGGGATAAAATCTGGGGTATGGTCATTCCAAGTCTGGTCTATGAAAACAATACCTGCATTGGTGTCCGCAGCTGTTTTATTGACATGACCCGGCGGCGGGAAACAGAACAGGAATCCATTCGAAAGGCTGAGCAGGAAAAATACGCCCTTGTGGGTCAGGTGGCCGGTAAACTGGCCCATGACTTTAACAATATCCTCGGGGCCATCATGGGCAATGCAGAGCTTTCCCTGATGGACTGCCGTGATGATGAGATCGGCCAGACCCTGAAGATTATTTTGGACCAGGCCAATCAGGGGAAAATTTTAACCCAGAACCTGGTGGCCTTTGCCAAGGATCAAGAGATCAAAGAAGAGTATTTTAATATCAATGAAAAAATAGATCTGGTCCTTACCCTGCTTAAAAAAGAGCTTTTGGGCATTCGAGTCATCAAGGAGTATGAAAAAAATCCTTCTGATCTACTGGCGGATCCCGGGATGATCGAGCATGCCCTGGTCAATCTTGTTCAGAACGCGGTCCATGCCATGGGCAAAACCCCGGACCCGGAACTTATTGTTGAAACAGCCTTCCGGGATTCAAAATTGACCATCTGCGTAAAGGACAACGGATGCGGTATCCCCAGGGATCAGACCGGAGAAATATTTTCTCCCGCATTTACCCTTAAAGGAAGCCGGGATGTGACCCAAGCCTATCCCCGTGAGGTTAAAGGGACCGGATACGGCCTGTCCAACGTGAAAAAATATATTGACAAGCACAGGGGACAAATTGATTTTTTAACCCAGGAGAATCAGGGGAGCCAATTTATGATCATCCTGCCCCTGAATGCCAAAACCTTGCGTGTGGAGACCCCGCCGATTCCGGGTAAAAAAAATATCATCCGGAATAAACATATTCTGCTGATAGAGGATGAGGCCGCCATTGCCAATGTATTGGAAAAGATTTTAACTTCTGCCCCATTTTTCCACACCGTTAAAAGGGCCGGGGACGGGGCTTTGGCCATGGAGTTGTTTGCCAACAACTCTTTTGATCTGGTCAGTCTGGATTATATTCTGCCGGGCCAAATCAACGGACTGGAGGTCTATACCCATATCCGTAAAACAAACAAAACCCTGCCCGTGGTGTTTATCTCCGGAAATATCCGGTTTCTGGAATCCATGGATGTTCTCAAGGCAAAAGATGAGTATATGGATCATTTGCCCAAACCCTTTGACAACCAGGCCTATGCCCGCAAGATTAACGGCTGGCTTGACCGTGATAAATAG
- a CDS encoding aminopeptidase P family protein, with protein MKDNLFPLDLIPASEISSRIASLKFQMEKAGMDGVFLTHRPDYYYFSGTAQDAWLYLSLDHDPLIFVRRYLPRAVSETRVGHIVPVHSVTDIPDFIKESHGRLPEKMGLAFDLVPVRDFKFFQSLFFGTQFLDATPLVEACRSIKSDYEIQQMEKVANISQEIFNFIHRHLTPGVRETDFSGTIEAFARTLGHSGRIQMRHYRAEGFSFHLMSGASGGLPGALDSPVCGTGVCTAYPFGAGPKVIRENEPVLVDFATMAHGYHMDESRMFVAGEMAATAQGASQAAIDILFHIKDMIKPGASIKQVFSGSEALALKKGYADAYLGIPGLKSRFVGHGIGLELVENPILAKGRTQEFVPGMVFAVEPKFIFKDQFAAGIESVILVTEEGSRFLSRTPNKVFRI; from the coding sequence ATGAAAGACAATTTGTTCCCTTTGGATCTTATACCGGCGTCTGAAATATCCTCTAGGATTGCGAGTTTGAAATTTCAGATGGAAAAGGCAGGCATGGACGGGGTCTTTTTAACCCATAGGCCTGATTATTACTATTTTTCAGGTACGGCCCAGGATGCCTGGCTTTATCTTTCCCTGGACCATGATCCGCTTATTTTTGTCCGGCGGTATCTGCCAAGGGCGGTTTCAGAAACCAGGGTTGGCCATATCGTCCCTGTCCATTCGGTCACAGACATCCCTGATTTCATAAAGGAGAGCCACGGCAGATTGCCTGAAAAAATGGGCCTTGCCTTTGATCTGGTTCCGGTCCGGGATTTTAAGTTTTTTCAGTCCTTATTTTTCGGCACCCAGTTTCTGGATGCAACCCCGCTGGTGGAAGCGTGCAGAAGTATCAAGTCCGATTATGAGATTCAACAAATGGAAAAGGTTGCCAACATTTCCCAAGAGATATTTAACTTTATCCATCGTCATCTGACCCCGGGTGTCAGGGAGACTGATTTTTCAGGAACCATTGAGGCCTTTGCCCGGACCCTGGGGCATTCCGGCCGGATACAGATGCGCCATTACAGGGCAGAAGGGTTTTCATTTCATCTGATGAGCGGGGCCTCCGGGGGATTGCCCGGCGCTCTGGATTCGCCGGTCTGCGGCACAGGTGTCTGCACGGCCTATCCTTTTGGGGCCGGCCCGAAAGTTATCCGGGAAAATGAACCCGTACTCGTTGATTTCGCCACCATGGCCCATGGGTATCACATGGACGAATCCAGAATGTTTGTTGCAGGTGAGATGGCGGCAACTGCCCAGGGGGCCAGCCAGGCCGCCATTGATATTCTTTTTCATATCAAGGATATGATCAAGCCCGGTGCCTCGATCAAGCAGGTATTTTCAGGATCAGAGGCGTTGGCCCTCAAAAAGGGGTATGCAGACGCTTACCTGGGGATTCCCGGTCTAAAATCCAGATTTGTGGGGCACGGCATTGGCCTGGAACTTGTGGAAAACCCCATCCTGGCCAAGGGCAGGACCCAGGAATTTGTGCCTGGAATGGTCTTTGCCGTTGAACCCAAGTTTATTTTTAAAGATCAATTTGCCGCTGGCATTGAAAGCGTTATTCTGGTGACTGAAGAGGGCAGCCGGTTTTTAAGCCGGACGCCCAACAAGGTGTTCAGAATTTAG
- a CDS encoding acetate kinase, with amino-acid sequence MNILIINTGSSSLKYQLFDMNNTRAVTGGVVERIGESKGKLTHKQYENGQVQKQEISRAIPDHKAAMHLMAELITQKIDAIGHRVVQGGETFKCATLITQDVKNAIEANNPLAPLHNPPNLTGICVAEALFPGKPQVAVFDTNFHQTIPEKAYLYALPYEYYTEHRVRKYGFHGTSHKYVAKEAARLMGKAADEVNLITLHLGNGCSICAVEKGECKDTSMGMTPLAGVMMGTRCGDLDPAIFGFLMTHTGLSQKEMDDVLNKKSGLKGICGYNDLRDIHDQAGKGNLQAALALDMFALQIKKYIGAYAAVLGRVDGLVFTAGVGENDEIVRAKALDGLSFLGIDIDERKNVQRNPQAHAIHGPKSQVQVWVVPTDEEQQIAIETQEVLKA; translated from the coding sequence ATGAATATTCTGATCATTAATACAGGGTCATCCTCCCTTAAGTATCAACTATTTGACATGAACAACACCCGGGCCGTCACCGGCGGGGTCGTGGAAAGAATCGGCGAATCCAAGGGAAAATTAACCCACAAACAATATGAAAACGGCCAGGTTCAAAAACAGGAAATATCCCGTGCCATTCCCGATCATAAGGCTGCCATGCACCTAATGGCAGAGCTGATCACCCAGAAAATCGACGCCATCGGCCATCGGGTGGTCCAGGGGGGGGAGACCTTCAAATGCGCCACCTTGATTACCCAGGATGTCAAAAACGCCATTGAGGCCAACAATCCTTTAGCCCCCCTTCACAATCCCCCCAACCTCACCGGAATTTGTGTGGCTGAAGCCTTGTTTCCGGGCAAACCCCAGGTGGCGGTGTTTGACACCAACTTCCACCAGACCATCCCGGAAAAAGCCTATCTCTACGCGCTGCCCTATGAATACTATACCGAACACAGGGTCAGAAAATACGGATTCCACGGCACCTCACACAAATATGTGGCCAAAGAGGCCGCAAGGCTCATGGGCAAAGCTGCGGATGAGGTGAACCTCATCACCCTCCACCTGGGCAATGGATGCTCGATCTGCGCCGTTGAAAAGGGGGAGTGCAAAGATACCTCCATGGGCATGACCCCCCTTGCCGGGGTAATGATGGGCACAAGATGCGGAGACCTGGATCCTGCAATTTTCGGATTTCTCATGACCCATACCGGCTTAAGCCAGAAAGAGATGGATGATGTTCTCAATAAAAAAAGCGGACTCAAAGGGATCTGCGGTTACAATGATTTAAGGGACATCCATGATCAGGCAGGCAAAGGCAACCTTCAGGCAGCCCTGGCCCTTGACATGTTTGCCCTTCAGATTAAAAAATACATTGGGGCCTATGCCGCGGTGCTCGGACGGGTGGACGGCCTGGTCTTTACGGCAGGGGTGGGGGAAAATGATGAAATCGTCCGGGCCAAAGCCCTGGACGGCCTGTCATTTTTAGGCATTGACATTGATGAAAGAAAAAATGTCCAAAGAAATCCCCAGGCCCATGCCATTCACGGACCCAAGAGCCAAGTTCAGGTCTGGGTGGTGCCCACGGACGAAGAGCAGCAGATCGCCATTGAGACCCAGGAGGTTTTAAAGGCCTAA